One Trachemys scripta elegans isolate TJP31775 chromosome 4, CAS_Tse_1.0, whole genome shotgun sequence genomic region harbors:
- the LOC117875868 gene encoding blue-sensitive opsin, which translates to MNGTEGINFYVPLSNKTGLVRSPFEYPQYYLAEPWKYRIVCCYIFFLIFTGLPINLLTLLVTFKHKKLRQPLNYILVNLAVADLFMACFGFTVTFYTAWNGYFIFGPIGCAVEGFFATLGGQVALWSLVVLAIERYIVVCKPMGNFRFSATHALMGISFTWAMAFSCAAPPLFGWSRYIPEGMQCSCGPDYYTLNPDYHNESYVVYMFMVHFVVPVVVIFFSYGRLICKVREAAAQQQESASTQKAEREVTRMVILMVLGFLMAWTPYALVAFWIFTNKGADFSATLMSVPAFFSKSSSLYNPVIYVLMNKQFRNCMITTICCGKNPFGDDDVSSTVSQSKTEVSSVSSSQVSPA; encoded by the exons ATGAACGGGACAGAAGGTATCAATTTCTATGTGCCGCTCTCCAATAAAACAGGGCTGGTGCGGAGCCCCTTTGAGTACCCACAGTATTACCTAGCCGAACCCTGGAAGTACCGAATCGTGTGCTGCTATATCTTCTTTCTCATCTTCACCGGGCTCCCCATCAAtctcctcaccctccttgtcACTTTCAAGCACAAGAAGCTGCGGCAGCCACTCAACTACATCCTGGTCAACCTGGCAGTGGCTGATCTCTTCATGGCTTGCTTTGGCTTCACTGTCACCTTCTACACGGCCTGGAACGGCTACTTTATCTTCGGGCCCATAGGCTGTGCCGTGGAGGGCTTCTTTGCCACACTGGGAG GTCAGGTTGCCCTGTGGTCGCTGGTCGTCCTGGCCATAGAGCGTTATATCGTGGTGTGTAAGCCCATGGGCAACTTCCGCTTCTCTGCCACCCATGCCTTGATGGGCATCAGTTTTACCTGGGCAATGGCCTTTTCCTGCGCTGCTCCACCCCTATTTGGCTGGTCCAG ATACATTCCCGAGGGCATGCAGTGCTCTTGTGGCCCAGATTACTACACCCTCAACCCCGACTACCACAACGAATCCTACGTTGTCTACATGTTCATGGTCCACTTCGTCGTCCCGGTGGTGGTCATCTTCTTCTCCTACGGGCGGCTCATATGCAAAGTCCGAGAG GCAGCCGCGCAGCAGCAGGAGTCGGCGAGCACCCAGAAGGCGGAGAGGGAGGTGACCCGCATGGTGATCCTAATGGTTCTGGGCTTTCTCATGGCCTGGACGCCCTATGCCTTGGTGGCGTTCTGGATCTTCACCAACAAGGGGGCGGACTTCTCTGCTACTCTCATGTCAGTGCCTGCCTTCTTCTCCAAGAGCTCCTCTCTCTACAACCCCGTCATCTATGTCCTCATGAACAAACAG ttcCGTAACTGCATGATCACCACAATCTGCTGCGGCAAGAACCCCTTTGGGGATGATGATGTCTCCTCAACCGTATCCCAGAGCAAGACTGAGGTATCCTCCGTCTCCTCCAGTCAAGTGTCACCAGCATAG